A region of Pan troglodytes isolate AG18354 chromosome 23, NHGRI_mPanTro3-v2.0_pri, whole genome shotgun sequence DNA encodes the following proteins:
- the APOL2 gene encoding apolipoprotein L2 isoform X1: MNPESSIFIEDYLKYFQDQVSRENLLQLLTDDEAWNGFVAAAELPRDEADELRKALNKLASHMIMKDKNRHDKDQQHRQWFLKEFPRLKRELEDHIRKLRALAEEVEQVHRGTTIANVVSNSVGTTSGILTLLGLGLAPFTEGISFVLLDTGMGLGAAAAVAGITSSVVELVNKLRARAQARNLDQSGTNVAKVMKEFVGGNTPSVLTLVDNWYQVTQGIGRDIRAIRRARANPQLGAYAPPPQVIGRISAEGGEQVERVVEGPARAMSRGTMIVGAATGGILLLLDVVSLAYESKHLLEGAKSEPAEELKKRAQELEGKLNFLTKIHEMLQSGQDQ; encoded by the exons ATGAACCCAG AGAGCAGTATCTTTATTGAGGATTACCTTAAGTATTTCCAGGACCAAGTGAGCAGAGAGAATCTGCTACAACTGCTGACTGACGATGAAGCCTGGAATGGATTCGTGGCTGCTGCTGAACTGCCCAG GGATGAGGCAGATGAGCTCCGTAAAGCTCTGAACAAGCTTGCAAGTCACATGATCATGAAGGACAAAAACCGCCACGATAAAGACCAGCAGCACAGGCAGTGGTTTTTGAAAGAGTTTCCTCGGTTGAAAAGGGAGCTTGAGGATCACATAAGGAAGCTCCGTGCCCTTGCAGAGGAGGTTGAGCAGGTCCACAGAGGCACCACCATCGCCAATGTGGTGTCCAACTCTGTTGGCACTACCTCTGGCATCCTGACCCTCCTCGGCCTGGGTCTGGCACCCTTCACAGAAGGAATCAGTTTTGTGCTCTTGGACACTGGCATGGGTCTGGGAGCAGCAGCTGCTGTGGCTGGGATTACCAGCAGTGTGGTAGAACTAGTAAACAAATTGCGGGCACGAGCCCAAGCCCGCAACTTGGACCAAAGCGGCACCAATGTAGCAAAGGTGATGAAGGAGTTTGTGGGTGGGAACACACCCAGTGTTCTTACCTTAGTTGACAATTGGTACCAAGTCACACAAGGGATTGGGAGGGACATCCGTGCCATCAGACGAGCCAGAGCCAACCCTCAGTTAGGAGCGTATGCCCCACCCCCGCAGGTCATTGGGCGAATCTCAGCTGAAGGCGGTGAACAGGTTGAGAGGGTTGTTGAAGGCCCCGCCCGGGCAATGAGCAGAGGAACGATGATCGTGGGTGCAGCCACTGGAGGCATCTTGCTTCTGCTGGATGTGGTCAGCCTTGCATATGAGTCAAAGCACTTGCTTGAGGGGGCAAAGTCAGAGCCAGCTGAGGAGCTGAAGAAGCGGGCTCAGGAGCTGGAGGGGAAGCTCAACTTTCTCACCAAGATCCATGAGATGCTGCAGTCAGGCCAAGACCAATGA
- the APOL2 gene encoding apolipoprotein L2 isoform X2, protein MHSWTWDPHSSEQLDLAQSLSEEDPLSSLRGSIQPQPPAEAPDKGGSQANNDPGGWDPGCSSSQVLGMTRGPCLGVRVREEEAGTRVKENLPVWTVTGELQGKPLGNPAAGTMNPESSIFIEDYLKYFQDQVSRENLLQLLTDDEAWNGFVAAAELPRDEADELRKALNKLASHMIMKDKNRHDKDQQHRQWFLKEFPRLKRELEDHIRKLRALAEEVEQVHRGTTIANVVSNSVGTTSGILTLLGLGLAPFTEGISFVLLDTGMGLGAAAAVAGITSSVVELVNKLRARAQARNLDQSGTNVAKVMKEFVGGNTPSVLTLVDNWYQVTQGIGRDIRAIRRARANPQLGAYAPPPQVIGRISAEGGEQVERVVEGPARAMSRGTMIVGAATGGILLLLDVVSLAYESKHLLEGAKSEPAEELKKRAQELEGKLNFLTKIHEMLQSGQDQ, encoded by the exons ATGCACAGCTGGACGTGGGATCCACACAGCTCAGAACAGTTGGATCTTGCTCAGTCTCTGTCAGAGGAAGATCCCTTG TCAAGCCTGAGGGGCAGTATCCAGCCTCAACCCCCAGCAGAGGCTCCAGACAAAGGTGGGAGCCAGGCCAACAATGACCCAGGAGGGTGGGATCCTGGATGCAGCTCCTCACAAGTATTGGGCAT GACAAGAGGACCCTGCCTTGGTGTGAGAGTGAGGGAAGAGGAAGCTGGAACGAG GGTTAAGGAAAACCTTCCAGTCTGGACAGTGACTGGAGAGCTCCAAGGAAAGCCCCTCGGTAACCCAGCCGCTGGCACCATGAACCCAG AGAGCAGTATCTTTATTGAGGATTACCTTAAGTATTTCCAGGACCAAGTGAGCAGAGAGAATCTGCTACAACTGCTGACTGACGATGAAGCCTGGAATGGATTCGTGGCTGCTGCTGAACTGCCCAG GGATGAGGCAGATGAGCTCCGTAAAGCTCTGAACAAGCTTGCAAGTCACATGATCATGAAGGACAAAAACCGCCACGATAAAGACCAGCAGCACAGGCAGTGGTTTTTGAAAGAGTTTCCTCGGTTGAAAAGGGAGCTTGAGGATCACATAAGGAAGCTCCGTGCCCTTGCAGAGGAGGTTGAGCAGGTCCACAGAGGCACCACCATCGCCAATGTGGTGTCCAACTCTGTTGGCACTACCTCTGGCATCCTGACCCTCCTCGGCCTGGGTCTGGCACCCTTCACAGAAGGAATCAGTTTTGTGCTCTTGGACACTGGCATGGGTCTGGGAGCAGCAGCTGCTGTGGCTGGGATTACCAGCAGTGTGGTAGAACTAGTAAACAAATTGCGGGCACGAGCCCAAGCCCGCAACTTGGACCAAAGCGGCACCAATGTAGCAAAGGTGATGAAGGAGTTTGTGGGTGGGAACACACCCAGTGTTCTTACCTTAGTTGACAATTGGTACCAAGTCACACAAGGGATTGGGAGGGACATCCGTGCCATCAGACGAGCCAGAGCCAACCCTCAGTTAGGAGCGTATGCCCCACCCCCGCAGGTCATTGGGCGAATCTCAGCTGAAGGCGGTGAACAGGTTGAGAGGGTTGTTGAAGGCCCCGCCCGGGCAATGAGCAGAGGAACGATGATCGTGGGTGCAGCCACTGGAGGCATCTTGCTTCTGCTGGATGTGGTCAGCCTTGCATATGAGTCAAAGCACTTGCTTGAGGGGGCAAAGTCAGAGCCAGCTGAGGAGCTGAAGAAGCGGGCTCAGGAGCTGGAGGGGAAGCTCAACTTTCTCACCAAGATCCATGAGATGCTGCAGTCAGGCCAAGACCAATGA